Proteins encoded together in one Cyanobium sp. WAJ14-Wanaka window:
- the argF gene encoding ornithine carbamoyltransferase, with protein MAASSGYPALAELQGSDFLSSADITADQTRQLLRLAADLKAERTTIHLGGRCLGLIFSKASTRTRVSFTVAMARLGGQTIDLNPQVSQVGRGEPVADTARVLSRYVDALAIRTFAQEELAEYAHWASIPVINALTDLEHPCQALADYLTLQEAFNDLPGLTMAYVGDGNNVAHSLMLCGALLGVNVRIGCPKGFEPSAAVLEQARSLAAGHCQIEVLHDPVATVRGAHGLYTDVWASMGQEQEQQAREEAFAGWCLSEDLVAEADGRAIVLHCLPAHRGEEISAGAMEGSSSRVFDQAENRLHAQQALLAALLAN; from the coding sequence ATGGCTGCCAGCAGCGGCTACCCCGCCTTGGCGGAACTCCAGGGGAGTGACTTCCTCTCTTCGGCGGACATCACCGCTGATCAGACCAGGCAGCTGCTGCGGCTCGCCGCCGACCTCAAGGCGGAGCGCACAACCATCCACCTTGGTGGCCGCTGTCTCGGCCTGATCTTCAGCAAGGCCTCCACCCGCACCCGGGTCAGCTTCACGGTGGCGATGGCCCGGCTAGGCGGGCAAACCATTGATCTCAATCCCCAGGTAAGCCAGGTGGGTAGGGGCGAACCGGTGGCCGACACCGCCCGGGTATTGAGCCGCTACGTGGATGCGCTGGCAATTCGCACCTTCGCCCAGGAGGAGCTGGCCGAATATGCCCATTGGGCCTCCATTCCCGTAATCAATGCCCTCACCGACCTGGAGCATCCCTGTCAGGCCCTGGCCGATTACCTCACCCTGCAGGAAGCCTTCAACGACCTTCCAGGCCTGACCATGGCCTACGTGGGCGATGGCAACAACGTGGCCCATTCCCTCATGCTCTGCGGTGCCCTGCTGGGGGTAAACGTGCGGATTGGCTGCCCCAAGGGTTTTGAACCAAGTGCAGCGGTGCTGGAGCAGGCCCGCAGCCTGGCGGCAGGCCACTGCCAGATAGAGGTGCTGCACGATCCCGTCGCCACGGTGCGGGGCGCCCATGGCCTCTACACCGACGTCTGGGCCTCCATGGGCCAGGAGCAGGAACAGCAGGCCAGGGAAGAGGCCTTCGCGGGCTGGTGCCTCAGTGAAGACCTGGTGGCAGAAGCCGATGGCCGGGCGATCGTGCTCCACTGCCTGCCTGCCCACAGGGGCGAAGAAATCAGCGCAGGCGCCATGGAAGGCTCCAGCAGCAGGGTGTTCGACCAGGCCGAAAACCGCCTGCACGCCCAACAGGCCCTGCTCGCCGCCCTACTGGCCAACTAA
- the lexA gene encoding transcriptional repressor LexA yields the protein MRHPDQEALTSAQQELYDWLSDYIGNNRHSPSIRQMMEAMGLRSPAPIQSRLRHLQQKGWITWQEGQARTLQLLGGLTGGIPVLGSVAAGGLIDTFDDVSERLDLAPVLETRGLFALTVNGDSMVNAHIADGDVVLMEPVTDPSRIKAGTIVSALVPGSGTTLKHFHRKGSEVHLEAANPAYEPIVIPAEQVAVQGKLVAVWRQV from the coding sequence GTGCGTCACCCCGACCAAGAAGCCCTCACCTCGGCCCAGCAGGAGCTCTACGACTGGTTGAGCGACTACATCGGCAACAACCGCCACAGCCCCTCCATCCGCCAGATGATGGAGGCCATGGGCCTGCGCTCACCGGCCCCGATCCAGAGCCGCCTGCGCCATCTCCAACAGAAGGGCTGGATTACCTGGCAAGAGGGCCAGGCCCGGACCCTGCAGCTACTTGGCGGCCTGACGGGCGGCATCCCCGTGCTGGGCTCGGTGGCCGCAGGGGGCCTAATCGACACCTTCGACGATGTAAGCGAGCGGCTCGACCTCGCCCCCGTGCTGGAAACGAGGGGCCTGTTCGCCCTAACCGTGAACGGAGACTCGATGGTGAATGCCCACATTGCCGACGGTGATGTGGTGCTGATGGAGCCCGTAACCGACCCAAGCCGGATCAAGGCGGGAACGATCGTGAGCGCCCTTGTGCCGGGCAGTGGCACCACCCTCAAACACTTCCATCGCAAGGGCAGCGAGGTGCATCTCGAGGCCGCCAACCCGGCCTACGAACCGATCGTGATCCCGGCAGAGCAGGTGGCCGTTCAGGGGAAACTGGTGGCCGTCTGGCGCCAGGTGTGA